In Sphaeramia orbicularis chromosome 1, fSphaOr1.1, whole genome shotgun sequence, a genomic segment contains:
- the arpc1a gene encoding actin-related protein 2/3 complex subunit 1A: protein MSLHQFLLEPITCHAWNRDRTQIAISPNNHEVHIYKKSGNQWVKTHELKEHNGHITGIDWAPKSDRIVTCGADRNAYVWSQKEGVWKPTLVILRINRAATFVKWSPLENKFAVGSGARLISVCYFESENDWWVSKHIKKPIRSTILSLDWHPNNVLLAAGSCDFKCRVFSAYIKEVEEKPGPTPWGSKMPFGAVLAEFGGAGGGGWVHSVSFSASGNRLAWVSHDSTVTVVDSSKTASPSQLKTEFLPLLSVIFVSENSLVAAGHDCCPMLFRCDDGGTLTFVSKLDLPKQSIQRNISAMERFRNMDKRATTEDRNTALDTLHQNSITQVSIYEGDKRDCRKFCTTGIDGAMTIWDFKSLEASIQGLRIM from the exons ATGTCCCTTCATCAATTTCTGTTGGAACCCATCACCTGCCACGCGTGGAACCGCGACAGGACAC aaattGCCATCAGTCCCAATAACCATGAAGTTCATATCTATAAGAAAAGTGGTAACCAGTGGGTCAAGACTCATGAACTGAAGGAGCACAATGGACATATAACAG GCATCGACTGGGCTCCTAAAAGTGACCGTATAGTGACATGTGGGGCAGATCGCAATGCCTATGTGTGGTCTCAGAAGGAGGGTGTATGGAAGCCCACACTGGTCATCCTCAGGATCAACCGTGCTGCCACCTTCGTCAAGTGGTCTCCACTGGAGAACAAGTTCGCAGTGGGTAGCGGGGCTCGACTCATCTCTGTCTGCTACTTTGAATCTGAGAATGATTG GTGGGTGAGCAAGCACATCAAGAAACCAATCCGCTCCACCATCCTCAGTCTGGACTGGCATCCAAACAACGTCCTGCTGGCTGCTGGATCCTGTGACTTTAAATGCAG GGTGTTTTCAGCCTACATCAAGGAGGTGGAAGAGAAACCGGGTCCTACACCCTGGGGCAGTAAGATGCCATTTGGGGCTGTGTTAGCAGAATTTGGAGGAGCAG GTGGAGGGGGTTGGGTCCACTCTGTCTCTTTCTCAGCCTCTGGTAACCGTCTGGCCTGGGTCAGCCATGACAGCACTGTCACTGTGGTGGACAGCTCTAAGACTGCCAG tccTTCACAGCTGAAGACGGagttcctccctctcctcagtgtcatttttgtttcGGAGAACAGTTTAGTAGCCGCG GGCCATGACTGTTGCCCCATGCTGTTCCGTTGCGACGATGGTGGGACGCTGACATTTGTGTCAAAGCTGGACCTCCCCAAGCAGAGCATTCAGAGGAACATCTCTGCCATGGAACGTTTCAGAAATATGGACAAGAGAGCCACCACCGAGGACCGCAACACTGCCCTGGACACACTGCACCAGAACAGCATCAC CCAAGTGTCTATCTATGAGGGAGACAAAAGGGATTGTCGCAAGTTCTGCACCACAGGCATCGATGGAGCTATGACTATTTGGGACTTCAAG AGTCTAGAAGCTTCTATCCAGGGTCTCCGCATCATGTGA
- the LOC115421609 gene encoding proline-rich protein 18-like codes for MPFIPPVSIARSVSGLTRKDSNSSLTAAKSKVSKEDKSSSVKERFTLNLKQLGKKSQSRSHLPTTKGMSSADLPTKRRDRPLPSSQTDSFPASSSSESLSKLPQPKSVNTSVKRESEVISRARHQEEAHFTLTLTPEAVLLLHRRNSERHQRSAARNAGSGAGGVSGSAADSRRRRENLSKRHQPTQRHSVSNNRATMKNTSDAELGDISSFLKISLLNEQHKYDDVEYEEEEDYGVDERVVLKCTEWLRGLENSPVTAGSSLNKSSGSVKSF; via the coding sequence ATGCCATTCATACCACCTGTGTCGATTGCACGGTCAGTGTCTGGACTGACCAGGAAGGACAGTAATTCATCACTGACTGCAGCCAAGTCTAAGGTCTCAAAAGAAGACAAAAGCAGCTCAGTTAAGGAGAGATTTACTTTGAACCTCAAGCAGCTGGGGAAGAAGAGCCAGTCCAGGAGTCATCTTCCAACCACCAAAGGAATGTCAAGTGCAGACCTGCCTACAAAGAGAAGAGACAGGCCATTGCCCTCATCTCAAACAGACAGTTTCCCTGCATCTAGCTCAAGTGAGTCCTTGTCAAAACTGCCACAGCCTAAAAGTGTAAACACTTCTGTCAAGAGGGAATCAGAGGTGATATCGAGGGCCAGGCACCAGGAGGAGGCCCATTTTACACTGACTCTCACACCTGAAGCTGTTCTGCTGCTGCACCGTAGAAATAGTGAAAGACATCAGAGGTCAGCGGCCAGAAATGCCGGAAGTGGAGCTGGAGGTGTTTCTGGAAGTGCCGCAGATTCCAGACGCAGAAGGGAAAACCTCTCGAAAAGACATCAGCCAACCCAGCGACACAGTGTTTCAAATAACAGAGCCACAATGAAAAACACCAGTGATGCAGAACTGGGAGACATAAGCTCTTTTTTGAAAATTTCCCTTTTGAACGAGCAGCACAAGTACGATGATGTGGAGTACGAAGAAGAGGAGGACTACGGTGTGGATGAACGTGTGGTGCTGAAATGTACAGAGTGGCTCCGTGGGTTGGAAAACAGTCCAGTAACAGCAGGAAGCAGCCTGAATAAGAGTTCAGGCAGTgtgaaaagtttttga